From a region of the Saccharomyces paradoxus chromosome IV, complete sequence genome:
- the TVP23 gene encoding Tvp23p (Integral membrane protein~similar to YDR084C), whose product MDQARNFYNTILKSSHPLLLSFHLAGKAVPIVFYIIGSMFLNFTPQFITVVLLLSFDFYLTKNITGRKLVQLRWWYDSTDVNKNSNFTFESYKQYAPGPPINAIDSKLFWWSMYVTPVIWGVFAVLCLLRLKIFYLILVIVAMCLTAWNTYGFRCCDRWEPTSGESDGQDTNSWFAFPSVPGFENLSRLANIQSFFQRQ is encoded by the coding sequence ATGGATCAGGCAAGAAATTTCTACAACACAATTTTGAAGTCGTCGCACCCGTTGCTGCTATCATTCCATTTGGCAGGTAAGGCTGTTCCTATAGTGTTTTACATCATAGGTTCtatgtttttgaatttcacGCCTCAATTCATCACTGTCgttcttttgctttctttcGATTTTTACTTAACAAAGAATATTACAGGTCGAAAACTGGTTCAATTACGCTGGTGGTACGATTCTACAGATGTGAACAAAAATTCTAATTTTACTTTCGAGTCATATAAGCAATATGCGCCAGGTCCACCAATAAATGCTATTGATTCTAAATTATTCTGGTGGTCGATGTACGTGACACCCGTAATTTGGGGTGTCTTCGCTGTGTTATGTCTTTTGAgattaaaaatattttacTTGATTTTGGTTATCGTGGCAATGTGCCTGACCGCGTGGAACACATATGGATTTCGCTGTTGCGACAGATGGGAACCCACCAGTGGAGAATCTGACGGCCAGGATACCAATTCTTGGTTTGCATTTCCTTCTGTTCCAGGCTTTGAAAACCTTTCAAGGCTGGCTAATATccaatctttttttcagagACAATAA
- the VPS41 gene encoding Vps41p (Subunit of the HOPS endocytic tethering complex~similar to YDR080W), with the protein MTIDNLQNDSNLNQQPDERKIDKSDSISDKNNVDNKWEAVGVTPPTENVGCISQADDEIVSKTDRSTITGSATEAEANDNDDDESESEEDEGDGDEDDEDEDEPPSLKYTRISQLPKNFFQRDSISSCLFGDTFFAFGTHSGILHLTTCAFEPIKTIKCHRSSILCINTDGKYFATGSIDGTVIIGSMDDPQNITQYDFKRPINSVALHSNFQASRMFVSGGMAGDVVLSQRNWLGNRIDIVLNKKKKKKTKKDDQSSDMKGPIMGIYTMGDLILWMDDDGITFCDIPTRSQLLNIPFPSRIFNVQDVRPDLFRPHVHFLESDRIIIGWGSNIWLFKVSFTKDSNSIKYGDSNSQSNNMSHFNPTTNIGSLLSSAASSFRGTPDKKVELECHFTLSMLIAGLASFKDDQLLCLGFDIDIEEEVAVDGSKEEGVYFSKGPENLLLKGNAPELKIVDLFNGDEIYNDEVIMKNYEKLSLNDYHLGKHIDETTPEYYLISSNDAIRVQELSLKDHFDWFIERNQFYKAWKIGKYVIGSEERFGIGLKFLNALVAKKDWGTLVDHLNIIFEETLNSLDSSSYDVIQKVLKEWANIIEVLIRSEKIVEIAPLIPKKPALRKSVYDDVLHYFLANDMINKFHEYIIKWDPKLFSVDDFEEELETRIETANEPTATSNKGGSNITYRTELVYLYLKENKYTKAIPHLLKAKDLRALTIIKLQNLLPQYLDQIVDIILLPYKGEISHIPKLSIFEIQTIFNKPIDLLFENRHTISIDRIYEIFGHGCPKSFNKILFCYLIKFLDTDDSFMINPYENQLIEFFSEYDRQSLLPFLQKHNNYNVETAIKVCSSKAGLYNELIYLWGKIGETKKALSLIIDELQNPQLAIDFVKNWGDSELWEFMINYSLDKPNFTKAILTCSDETSEIYLKVIRGMSDDLQIDNLQDIIKHIVQENSLSLEVRENILVIINDETKKFGNEFLKIRSQGKLFQVDESDNEINDDLHSVL; encoded by the coding sequence ATGACAATAGATAACCTTCAGAATGATTCCAATTTGAATCAACAACCAGACGAACGGAAAATTGATAAAAGTGATTCCATCTCTGACAAGAATAATGTTGATAATAAGTGGGAGGCCGTTGGTGTAACTCCACCAACAGAGAATGTTGGTTGCATATCACAAGCAGATGATGAAATAGTCTCTAAAACAGATAGGAGTACAATAACAGGAAGTGCGACAGAAGCAGAAGCAAATGataatgacgatgatgaaagtgaaagtgaagaagatgaaggtGACggagatgaagatgacgaagatgaagatgagcCGCCTTCATTGAAGTACACACGAATCAGTCAACTCCCGaagaacttttttcaacgaGACTCAATCTCCTCATGTTTGTTTGGTGatactttttttgcatttggTACGCACTCAGGCATTCTACATTTAACCACATGCGCATTTGAGCCCATTAAAACTATTAAATGTCACAGATCTTCGATACTTTGTATTAATACGGatggaaaatattttgcTACTGGATCCATTGATGGCACAGTTATTATTGGATCGATGGATGATCCACAGAACATTACACAATACGATTTCAAAAGACCTATAAATTCCGTAGCATTGCACTCAAATTTCCAAGCATCCAGAATGTTTGTTTCCGGTGGAATGGCTGGGGACGTGGTACTATCTCAAAGAAATTGGTTAGGAAATAGAATAGACATTGttttgaacaagaagaaaaagaagaagacaaagaaagatGATCAATCCTCTGATATGAAGGGCCCAATCATGGGAATATATACTATGGGTGACCTTATATTATGGATGGATGATGATGGAATTACATTTTGCGACATTCCTACAAGATCACAGCTTTTGAATATTCCATTCCCCTCCAGGATTTTTAACGTACAGGATGTAAGACCAGATCTATTTAGACCTCACGTTCATTTCTTGGAAAGTGATCGTATTATTATCGGGTGGGGATCCAATATTTGGCTGTTCAAGGTTTCCTTTACCAAGGATTCAAATTCGATCAAATACGGTGACTCTAATTCTCAAAGTAATAATATGAGTCATTTCAACCCGACGACAAACATCGGATCTCTCTTGTCTAGTGCTGCTTCGAGTTTTAGAGGGACACCTGATAAGAAAGTTGAATTGGAATGTCATTTTACTCTGTCAATGCTGATTGCAGGGCTTGCATCATTTAAGGATGACCAGTTATTATGTCTGGGATTTGATATAGATATTGAAGAGGAAGTAGCTGTTGATGGAAGTAAGGAGGAGGGCGTGTATTTTAGCAAAGGGCCAGAAAATTTACTACTTAAAGGGAATGCCCCGGAATTAAAAATTGTTGATCTTTTTAATGGTGATGAAATCTATAATGATGAAGTTatcatgaaaaattatgaaaaacTATCTTTAAATGACTATCACCTCGGTAAACACATAGATGAAACAACACCAGAATACTATTTGATAAGTTCCAATGATGCTATCAGGGTTCAAGAATTATCATTGAAAGATCATTTCGATTGGTTTATAGAAAGAAATCAATTTTACAAAGCTTGGAAAATCGGTAAATATGTCATTGGATCAGAGGAGAGGTTTGGTATAGGCTTAAAGTTCCTTAACGCTTTAGTGGCTAAAAAAGATTGGGGTACATTAGTGGACCACTTAAATATCATCTTCGAAGAAACTTTAAACTCATTAGATTCCAGCTCATATGATGTCATTCAAAAGGTGCTGAAAGAGTGGGCGAATATAATAGAAGTTTTGATTAGatcagaaaaaattgtagAAATTGCGCCTTTGATACCAAAAAAACCTGCCTTAAGAAAGTCTGTATATGACGATGTATTACATTACTTTTTAGCCAATGATATGATCAATAAATTTCATGAATACATTATTAAATGGGATCCAAAGCTTTTTTCTGTGGACGATTTCGAGGAAGAGCTAGAAACAAGAATAGAGACTGCTAATGAACCTACAGCCACATCCAATAAAGGAGGGTCCAATATTACTTATAGGACAGAGTTagtatatttatatttgaaaGAGAATAAATATACCAAGGCTATACCGCACTTGTTGAAAGCTAAGGATTTAAGAGCTTTGACTATTataaaattacaaaatttgTTGCCACAGTACCTAGACCAGATCGTGGATATCATTCTTTTACCGTATAAAGGTGAAATTTCCCATATTCCCAAACTAtcaatatttgaaattcaaacaATTTTTAACAAACCAATTGATCTTTTATTCGAAAATAGACATACCATATCAATTGATAGAATATATGAAATATTTGGACATGGTTGTccaaaaagtttcaacaagattttattttgttatttgataaaatttttagatACGGATGACTCGTTCATGATCAATCCTTATGAGAATCAACtaattgaatttttttctgaataCGACCGACAAAGTCTTCTACCCTTTTTGCAAAAGCACAATAACTACAATGTGGAGACTGCCATCAAGGTCTGCTCATCGAAGGCTGGTTTATACAATGAATTGATCTATTTGTGGGGGAAAATTGGTGAAACAAAGAAAGCATTATCTTTAATTATCGATGAGTTGCAAAACCCGCAATTGGCTATAGATTTTGTTAAGAACTGGGGTGATTCGGAACTTTGGGAATTTATGATAAACTATAGTCTTGATAAACCTAATTTCACTAAAGCCATTCTAACATGTTCTGATGAGACTAGTGAAATTTACCTAAAAGTGATCAGAGGCATGTCCGACGATTTACAAATTGACAATTTGCAGGATATAATTAAGCATATTGTTCAAGAGAATTCACTGAGCTTGGAAGTTagagaaaatattttggtaATCATTAAtgatgaaacaaaaaagtttGGCAATGAATTCCTGAAAATAAGAAGTCAAGGTAAATTGTTTCAAGTGGACGAAAGCGATAACGAAATTAATGACGACTTACACAGTGTTCTATAA
- the STN1 gene encoding Stn1p (Telomere end-binding and capping protein~similar to YDR082W) translates to MDRYGHIAHQEGNVCYYIPRLFKYNTYYSGTEDVRVFVGDLKYWMRSSLQICERHYDRRLSMLFWKNHPLQQIHLIGCIVGLQYKRIGKEEQIFFQLDDCTSNSSSVSYSSDTRFLTCKVKRDVILSCGLNITDLTGSTLHVYGQVSLSYQELQVEYLKLCHTLTEEIDHWKITMNMREQLDTPWSLSDSIVGELFTQEQEWTPEKPQVEVVNPDFINLGYKTPESKRNKTTFIEQLQEERLKDELEIASPYSSTDTSTSVHSSSFQFVSSLKDFPETHFFHTPDQINNSNEGPLKTVKHNSADLPVMIPNKTSAKSSLMLILLELRMKEISNSDLYELQEVRSVVTSLASFLFQQQSVGEMKSFDTLEKEAFQYLVDRLVNQGLIELKDTTSKMLGLLPLKKLDEYAQKRIFVLMKLQCYTGTVQLSHVQEKLHLPYVTMNGIVDVFKECLKRTAIRYPEVLKNWWIDLDSKKGLEGQSSGMLLHLEYAANS, encoded by the coding sequence ATGGATAGGTACGGACATATAGCTCATCAAGAAGGCAATGTTTGTTATTATATCCCAAGGTTGTTCAAATACAACACTTATTATAGTGGGACAGAGGACGTCCGGGTATTTGTTGGAGATTTGAAGTACTGGATGAGATCTTCCTTACAAATTTGTGAAAGGCATTATGATAGGCGGCTATCTATGTTATTCTGGAAAAATCATCCTTTACAACAAATTCACCTTATTGGCTGCATAGTTGGGCTTCAGTACAAACGGATTgggaaagaagaacaaattttctttcaattggACGATTGTACTTCAAACTCTTCATCAGTGAGTTATAGTAGTGATACGAGATTTTTAACATGTAAGGTCAAGAGGGACGTCATTCTGTCATGCGGATTGAACATAACCGATTTAACAGGCTCAACCCTTCATGTTTACGGGCAAGTAAGTTTGAGCTATCAAGAGCTTCAAGTCGAATATTTGAAACTATGCCACACTTTAACGGAAGAAATAGACCATTGGAAAATTACAATGAACATGCGTGAGCAACTTGACACACCTTGGTCCCTAAGTGATTCTATAGTTGGAGAATTATTCACACAAGAGCAGGAGTGGACACCTGAAAAACCGCAAGTTGAGGTAGTAAACCCAGATTTCATAAATTTGGGGTACAAAACGCCagaaagtaaaagaaataaaactaCTTTCATCGAACAACTACAAGAAGAACGCTTAAAGGATGAATTGGAAATTGCTAGCCCATACAGTAGCACTGATACTTCAACTAGTGTGCATTCTTCGTCATTTCAGTTCGTATCGTCACTAAAGGACTTTCCTGAAACTCATTTCTTCCATACTCCTGATCAAATTAACAATAGTAATGAGGGACCTTTAAAAACAGTAAAACATAATAGCGCTGACTTACCCGTGATGATTCCCAATAAGACATCAGCAAAATCAAGTTTAATGTTGATCCTATTAGAACTACGAATGAAGGAGATTTCTAACTCTGATCTTTACGAACTGCAAGAAGTGCGCAGCGTAGTAACTAGTTTAGCGTCGTTTCTGTTCCAACAGCAAAGTGTTGGTGAAATGAAATCTTTTGAcactttggaaaaagagGCGTTTCAGTACTTGGTTGATCGCCTTGTCAACCAAGGTTTGATCGAACTGAAAGATACAACAAGTAAGATGCTCGGCTTGCTGCCCTTAAAAAAACTAGATGAATATGCTCAAAAACGGATATTTGTTCTGATGAAGCTACAATGCTATACAGGGACCGTTCAATTAAGTCATGTTCAAGAGAAGCTGCATTTACCGTATGTAACAATGAACGGCATTGTTGATGTTTTTAAAGAATGCCTCAAAAGGACAGCAATACGATATCCTGAGGTACTAAAAAATTGGTGGATTGACCTTGATTCCAAGAAGGGTCTCGAAGGCCAAAGCAGCGGAATGTTATTGCATTTGGAATACGCAGCAAATTCGTAA
- the PDC2 gene encoding Pdc2p (Transcription factor for thiamine-regulated genes~similar to YDR081C): MLSIQQRYNICLMAERHPKWTQLELAKWAYETFQLPKIPSQGTISRLLARKSTYMNCKEHEKDANRLRKPNNLLVRKILQEWISQSLWNGIPITSPIIQDTAQAVWHRIPAEHREGNGSFSYKWISNFLSKMDVNISVLDEELPKTPKVWTFEERDVLKAYFAKIPPKDLFTLDEAFLSYNLPLDYAQYEASSIQRRIEVATVMLCSNLDGSEKLKPVVVGKYDSYKSFRNYFPNEPKDPVSQSMLGTKMAKKFDISYHSNRKAWLTSNLFHNWLVRWDKRLVAVNRKIWIVLDDSCCHRIINLRLQNIKLVYTSSNSKFLPFNWGVWDEFKTRYRIQQYQALIDLQNRISKNIQNKNKLEQNECLPSGKKCLISFEQSQLTMSNAFKFIKKAWDDIPVDAIKANWKSSGLLPPEMIHLNENVSMAFKKNEVLESVLNRLCDEYYCVKKWEYEMLLDLNIENKNTNFLSTEELVESAIVEPCEPDFDTVPKGDEVHDDNFDVSVFANNVDNNQTHLSISHPSHNHDYESNHDNDSNDNITNNGSNNNNTNNNNNNNDDDDDDDDDADDADNDSGGKYLQQDTVNNTNKTGSPGQPNIPSIESQRNASNTDLVVDGNYDVNFNGLLNDSYNAMRQPGPLDYNVSTLIDKPNLFLSPDLDLSTVGVDMQLPSSEYFSDVFSSTIRNNDKAASDQNKPADELPSSTAMTNSNSITTALLESRSQAQSFDVPHMNGLLSDTSKVGHPVNSSNTVSQNSLNGFQHNSSSVAEASSPSITPSPVAINSAGAPPRSIVSAPVGSTSSVSSPSALEHLEGAVSGMSPSSTTILSNLQTNINIAKSLSTIMKHAESNEISLTKETINELNFNYTTLLKRIKKTRKQLNGKSIKINSSKNAQDHLETLLSGAAAAAATSANNLDLPTGGSNLPDSNNLHLPDNTGFF; the protein is encoded by the coding sequence ATGCTTTCCATTCAGCAAAGATATAATATCTGTCTAATGGCAGAGAGGCACCCAAAGTGGACGCAACTCGAGTTAGCAAAATGGGCTTATGAGACGTTTCAGCTACCAAAAATTCCATCCCAAGGCACCATATCGCGTTTATTGGCTAGAAAATCTACTTATATGAATTGTAAAGAGCATGAAAAGGACGCAAATAGATTGAGAAAGCCAAATAATCTTTTGGTTCGGAAGATTTTACAAGAATGGATTTCTCAAAGCTTGTGGAATGGTATCCCTATTACCTCACCTATTATTCAAGACACTGCACAAGCTGTATGGCACAGAATTCCTGCGGAACATCGCGAGGGAAACGGCTCTTTTAGTTATAAATGGATTTCGAactttttatcaaaaatggaTGTCAATATTTCCGTTTTAGACGAAGAATTACCTAAAACCCCCAAAGTTTGGACATTTGAGGAAAGGGATGTATTGAAAGCTTATTTTGCTAAAATACCACCAAAGGATTTGTTTACTTTAGATGAAGCGTTTCTCTCCTACAACTTACCATTAGATTATGCCCAATACGAAGCAAGTAGCATTCAAAGGCGTATAGAGGTTGCCACTGTCATGCTATGTTCCAATTTGGATGGctctgaaaaattaaaaccTGTTGTCGTGGGAAAATATGACAGTTACAAATCATTCAGAAATTACTTCCCCAATGAACCAAAAGATCCTGTCTCACAATCAATGTTGGGCACTAAGATGGCTAAgaaatttgatatttcttACCATAGTAATAGGAAAGCATGGCTAACGAGCAATCTCTTTCACAACTGGTTAGTCAGGTGGGACAAGAGATTGGTTGCTGTGAATAGGAAGATTTGGATTGTTTTGGATGATTCATGCTGTCATAGAATAATTAATCTGcgtcttcaaaatataaaacttGTATAcacttcttccaattcGAAGTTTTTGCCATTTAACTGGGGTGTCTGGGATGAATTTAAAACAAGATACAGAATCCAACAATATCAGGCGCTTATTGACTTGCAAAATAGAATTTcgaaaaatattcaaaataaaaataaattagaACAGAACGAATGCCTACCCAGTGGTAAAAAATGTTTGATCAGTTTTGAGCAAAGTCAACTGACCATGTCAAATGCtttcaaatttattaaGAAAGCATGGGATGATATACCTGTTGATGCTATCAAAGCCAATTGGAAAAGTTCCGGTCTATTACCTCCTGAAATGATTCATTTAAATGAGAATGTCAGTATGGCGTTCAAGAAAAACGAGGTCTTAGAGAGCGTTTTGAACAGATTGTGTGATGAGTACTATTGTGTTAAGAAATGGGAATATGAAATGTTGTTAGATTTAaacattgaaaacaaaaacacaAATTTCTTGAGCACTGAAGAATTAGTAGAAAGTGCTATCGTGGAGCCTTGTGAACCTGATTTCGATACTGTGCCAAAAGGTGATGAAGTCCACGATGATAATTTCGATGTGTCAGTTTTTGCCAATAACGTAGATAATAATCAAACTCATCTAAGCATTTCCCATCCTAGTCACAATCACGATTACGAAAGTAATCACGACAACGATAGTAATGACAATATTACAAATAACGGCagtaacaataataatactaataataataataataataatgatgatgatgatgatgatgatgatgacgcTGATGACGCTGATAATGATAGTGGTGGGAAGTATTTGCAACAGGATACTGTTAACAATACTAATAAAACTGGCAGCCCTGGGCAGCCGAATATTCCTAGCATTGAATCGCAAAGAAATGCTTCAAACACAGatcttgttgttgatgGTAATTACGACGTCAATTTCAATGGTCTTTTGAATGATTCGTACAATGCAATGAGACAGCCAGGCCCATTAGATTATAACGTCAGTACACTAATCGACAAACCTAATTTATTCTTAAGTCCAGATTTGGATTTATCTACTGTTGGCGTCGATATGCAACTACCATCATCAGAATATTTCAGCGACGTATTTTCCTCAACCATCCGAAATAACGATAAAGCTGCCTCAGATCAAAATAAACCGGCAGATGAACTTCCTTCAAGCACTGCCATGACAAATTCAAACTCAATAACAACAGCACTTTTGGAATCAAGAAGTCAAGCACAGTCTTTTGATGTACCACATATGAATGGGTTGCTGAGCGACACATCAAAAGTCGGACATCCTGTTAATTCCTCAAATACTGTATCTCAGAATTCACTGAACGGTTTTCAACATAATTCTTCATCCGTTGCAGAAGCTTCGTCTCCTTCAATTACGCCCTCCCCTGTGGCAATAAACTCTGCAGGCGCTCCACCAAGATCTATAGTATCTGCGCCTGTGGGCTCGACTTCTTCTGTGTCATCCCCATCTGCTTTAGAACATCTTGAAGGTGCCGTTTCTGGTATGTCACCCTCATCCACCACAATATTAAGTAACTTACaaacaaatataaatattgCCAAATCATTGAGTACCATTATGAAACATGCAGAATCAAACGAAATATCATTGACGAAAGAAACAATTAATGAACTTAACTTTAATTATACGACGCTTTTGAAACGAATCAAAAAGACTAGGAAACAATTAAATGGCAAAAGCATTAAAATAAACAGTAGTAAAAATGCACAAGACCATTTAGAAACCCTTTTATCTGGGGCTGCAGCTGCAGCTGCAACTTCAGCCAATAATTTGGATCTTCCGACCGGTGGTTCGAACCTTCCGGACTCTAATAACTTACACTTACCTGATAATACaggttttttttag
- the RRP8 gene encoding 25S rRNA (adenine645-N1)-methyltransferase (Nucleolar S-adenosylmethionine-dependent rRNA methyltransferase~similar to YDR083W), translated as MALFNVEGWAIKTKTVAFDDKTKKSSKDKKKNNRKNGKLTREQKLKEETEAELKEQVEETPSEEPVAENTQKNGEKSGESKTSRKRKHDEEGVLAQAKEKIEKPSKKQLTPLQQKMMAKLTGSRFRWINEQLYTITSEEALKLIKEQPQLFDEYHDGFRSQVQAWPENPVDVFVDQIRYRCMKPVNAPGGLPGLKDSKEIVIADMGCGEAQLALEINNFFKSYNKKAKKYLKRRHKVHSFDLKKANERITVADIRNVPLPDESCTIVVFCLALMGTNFLDFIKEAYRILAPRGELWIAEIKSRFGDGRGNEFVDALKLMGFFHKRTFDDNKMFTRFEFFKPPAEIIEERRQKLERRQKFIEVETEKEELEKKRRKIAEGKWLLKPCIYKRR; from the coding sequence ATGGCTTTATTTAACGTAGAAGGTTGGGCTATTAAGACGAAGACTGTCGCTTTTGATGACAAGACTAAGAagtcttcaaaagataaaaaaaaaaataatagaaaaaatggcaaacTTACAAGAGAGCAGAAGTTAAAGGAAGAGACGGAGGCTGAGTTGAAGGAGCAAGTGGAAGAGACTCCTTCGGAGGAACCAGTGGCTGAAAACacacaaaaaaatggagaGAAAAGTGGCGAAAGCAAAACGAGCAGGAAACGTAAGCACGATGAGGAGGGCGTCCTGGCGcaagcaaaagaaaagattgaaaaaCCTTCAAAGAAGCAACTAACTCCTTTACAACAGAAGATGATGGCTAAACTGACTGGTTCCAGATTTAGATGGATCAATGAACAGCTGTATACAATTACCTCTGAAGAAGCGTTGAAATTAATAAAAGAACAACCACAATTATTTGATGAATATCATGACGGTTTTAGATCACAAGTGCAAGCATGGCCGGAAAATCCAGTTGATGTTTTTGTTGACCAAATTCGTTATAGATGCATGAAACCTGTCAATGCTCCAGGTGGGTTACCAGGTCTTAAGGACAGTAAAGAAATAGTTATTGCTGATATGGGGTGTGGTGAAGCTCAATTGGCATTAGAGatcaacaattttttcaaaagttacAATAAGAAAGcgaaaaaatatttaaaaagaCGCCATAAAGTCCACAGTtttgatttgaagaaagCTAACGAAAGAATAACTGTTGCAGATATTAGAAATGTGCCGTTACCAGACGAATCTTGTACTATAGTAGTCTTCTGCTTGGCTCTAATGGGCACAAATTTTCTCGATTTCATAAAAGAAGCGTATAGAATCTTAGCGCCAAGAGGTGAGTTATGGATCGCAGAAATTAAATCAAGATTTGGCGACGGCAGAGGTAATGAATTTGTGGACGCTCTGAAATTGATGGGGTTCTTCCATAAAAGGACCTTCGACGACAATAAGATGTTCACAAGATTCGAATTCTTCAAACCGCCTGCAGAgattattgaagaaagaaggcaaAAATTGGAGAGAAGacaaaaattcattgaagTTGAAACTGAGAAGgaagaattagaaaagaaaagacgGAAAATTGCTGAAGGTAAATGGCTCTTGAAGCCATGTATttataaaagaagataG